ATGCCCCAAGGTATATTTATATTCTTTTGAAAAGTCTTTGGTTACGCTATAAATCAATAAAATTAATTTGTAAACATCCTTAAACACCGGTAAATCATAGTACAATGCCATTCTAAATAATTTAAATAAAAAATGGAGGGCTTGCGCCCTCCAAAAAATAAAATCGACCGCTTCGCGGTAAACTACCAATAACAATAAAATAGTTAAATGGATAAATTGATAAATAGTTAAAAAGCCCGAATAGCACGCACAGAGAATGCGAAGGCCTTATTGCCGTTGGACTGGAAACCATTGGCGAAATCCTGCCGCCACACACCGAGGTTACTGAGCTCCGTAGAACTCCAATAGAAGTTATTAGCAAAACCGCCAACATTTCCTAATCCCAATGCATTACCTTGTCCAATATTTAAATACATTAAGTTTAACTCATACATTGATGGCAAATACCAATCGCCATAGGTAACACCCCCAACTGTTACTGCATAATCGGCACAAACTTTTGCTGCAAAATTTCCTGTTTGTAGATCTGCCATTTGCGTTGCTACTATCATTGCCGTATTCATTGCTCCGGCATACAAACCATCGCCTGTAGTTCCAGTATATCTAGGAGTTCCGTTGTACCATTGTATTCCCGCGCTTTGATCGGCGGTGGCGGCTATCAACCCATGACATCCCGATGGGTCTAGATAAAAAATGATACCGCCTTGGTAAGAAGTATCGCCTATTGAAAGACCGCAAGTACTGCTAATTACATTATTAGTAATATCAATTCCTGTTCCAGCTGTAAACACACCTACACTGTCTTGGAAGCTTCCACCACCATTACTTAATGTTACAGTTGTTCCTGTTCGGCTTATGGTTTGTATTTCGTTGGTAACAGAACCATCTACTTCTACAGTATGCGGTCCTGCAACATAACCTAAAGTTGCAACACCTGTAGAATCTAACTGCGTATCGGTATCTACTGTATGTGCTCCTGCAACAAATCCTAAAGAAGCNNNNNNNNNNNNNNNNNNNNNNNNNNNNNNNNNNNNNNNNNNNNNNNNNNNNNNNNNNNNNNNNNNNNNNNNNNNNNNNNNNNNNNNNNNNNNNNNNNNNTACTCCTGTAGAATCTAACTGCGTATCGGTATCAACAGTATGTGCTCCTGCAACAAATCCTAAAGAAGCTACTCCTGTAGAATCTAACTGCGTATCGGTATCAACAGTATGTGCTCCTGCAACAAATCCTAAAGAAGCTACTCCTGCAGAATCTAACTGCGTATCGGTATCAACTGTATGTGCTCCTGCAACAAATCCTAAAGAAGCTACTCCTGTAGAGTCTAACTGCGTATCGGTATTAACTGTATGTGCTCCTGCAACAAATCCTAAAGAAGCTACTCCTGTAGAATCTAACTGCGTATCGGTATCAACTGTATGTGCTCCTGCAACAAATTCTAAAGAAGCTACTCCTGTAGAATCTAACTGCGTATCGGTATCTACTGTATGGTTGTTCCAATTTGCAGTATCAATAGCAGTAATTCCATTGGCAAAAGATGCTCCAAAAACAGGGTCGGTTTCGGTAACTGTTTCTGCTGTTTTAGCATGCAGGGCATAAGGCACTGAAAGTAGTTGAGAAGTGCCCATCAACTGGTAGTTTGCACTGCCTGTTTCGTCCATCTCAACTTTTGCATAATGGGTGTTGGCTCCCCAGTTAATTGTGGTGAAATCGCCTGAAACTACTGTGCCATTTCCAATTTGCAGGGTAAATAAACCGAACTGGTTGGTGGTGTCACTGTGTGTTTCAGCATATTCAGACGTCCCTGTGGGCGAACCGCTCAGAATAGTTATTCTTATGGAAATAGATTGATTTTGTAAAACATTTCCTGTGTTGTCTCTTGCTACTCCCTGATAATTGATGCTTTGGGGCACCTGGGCGAACGTTCCTAACGCTCCGAGCGTTAGGAACGCTGCTACTGTGAATGTTAAAGTTAATTTTTTCATAATAATTTTTGTTTTGTTAACCCGTCAACTGACGGATTGGTGGTTAATTTTAGGGCATCTCTAAAAACTACATATTTTTTAAAACACACCCCTTGCCCCTCTTGATAGAGGGGAATGTATGGTGTAGTTTTTAGAGATGCCCTTTAGAAATTGTTAATTGAGTTTTTGAATTTTATATGAATTGATTAGTTTGCCTTTTTCTGTTGTTATTTTTAAAAAGTAATTGCCTGGGGCATATTCTCTCATATTGAGTTGATAGGTAATAACAGTACCGGCAATTTTTTCATTTGTTAATATTTTTCCGGTTATATCCATTAATTCAATTTTCAGGTTTGAATTATCAACAGGACCGTTAATGCTGATCTGTAAAGTATTGCTAACAGGATTAGGAAAAACTGAGATATTGAAACCCAAATCCGGGTTCTCTTCTATACTTGTAATATCATAATTTGTCTGATGAAATCCCTGTGTGATGATGTTATTGGTGTTTGAGACAGTTTCAATTACCGGCTCGCCAATTGTCCAGCTTAATTGGGCATTGGTTCCTGTATAATGGTCGCCTGAAGTGGCATAAACTTCCGGTGCAATGGATTGACTTATGCCTGTAAAACAGAATAGTATGCCCGATAGAATTAATAATATTTTTCTCATGGTTTTATATTTTTGTGGTTGAATTCAACAAGATATAAAGTGCAAAAATACTAAAATAATTAACACCAAAAATTAATTTTTCCCGGTACTTTCTTCTTTATTATTTATCTTATCATAAATAAGCACTGCGATGATGCTGATGGCGCCAATTACTGATAATGATACGAATAAAATATACGCTTCCATAAAATTTCATTTTTTGTTAATAAAGATAAAACCCAATAATGCTATAATGAAAGTTGCTGTCATTCCCCAAACAAACAATTTTAATTTAGAAAAATCTTCAATCTTTAATATTGTACTCAACACTACTCCTCCAAATACGAGTTTAGAAACATCAAGTAAATATTTTCCGATTTCTTTTCTCATAAATTATTTTCCGAATTATACGATGCAAAGCCCCGCACATAAATCAATGTATGTTGTACAAATTTATGTGCTGATAAAATTTATGTGCGGGACAAATATACGTAATGTTTTTTATTATTATGCAAATTAAAGCGCGTGGGCAAAAAAACAAAATATTTTTCTCTTTATATTTCCACGTAATTTTCAACGGAGTAGTAAAGTCACCCGATTTTTATATTCCAAAAATTTGCCCTATTGTTTATAACTCGTTTATGGATACCACGTTATGGTTGTAATACAGTCATTTTTGGGTGGATCACAACCATAAAATGGTATATTATATGGGGATTATGGGCATCTCTAAAAACTACATATTTTTTAAAACACACCCCTTGCCCCTCTTGATAGAGGGGAATGTATGGTGTAGTTTTTAGAGATGCCCTTATGTCAAAATATGAACCACCTTCTTGGTCTTAAAAAAATCTTCTTCAAAATAATCGCATAGGTTGTAAACCTTGCTGCTATATTCGTCTGACCACTTGCCTTGTTTTTTCCCACCACGTAGTGGTCTGACGAGGGTTTCCAATTGCTTCAGTTCATCTTCAAAATCTCCGCCTTTTAAATAAAAGATACCGTTTGTAATTGCAGGTTGATGATTGTCAACTGTCAATTGTCGACTGTCAATTAGATTTTCTACCGATTTATAAAATAAATCCAACCTTGTCACGCCTCTTCCAATTACAAAATCATATTTTTTTTTGTTCGGATTATCAATCTTAGAGACGCCCAAATTGGGCGTCTCTTTGCCCGGATTACCAATCCGAGCTACAGTTGCTTCAACATTCTTTAGTTCTAACCGGACAATTATATCATTGACTGCTTTAATCTTCTTGGCAATAGAATCAATGAGGTGAAAGTGAGACTCAGGGAACAAAATTGCCAGCGGTAAACCAGGAAGTCCGCCTCCGGTACCTACATCTAAAATTTGGAAGCCTGAAGAAAAACAGTT
This region of Cytophagales bacterium genomic DNA includes:
- a CDS encoding DUF1566 domain-containing protein, whose product is MQTISRTGTTVTLSNGGGSFQDSVGVFTAGTGIDITNNVISSTCGLSIGDTSYQGGIIFYLDPSGCHGLIAATADQSAGIQWYNGTPRYTGTTGDGLYAGAMNTAMIVATQMADLQTGNFAAKVCADYAVTVGGVTYGDWYLPSMYELNLMYLNIGQGNALGLGNVGGFANNFYWSSTELSNLGVWRQDFANGFQSNGNKAFAFSVRAIRAF
- a CDS encoding T9SS type A sorting domain-containing protein — its product is MRKILLILSGILFCFTGISQSIAPEVYATSGDHYTGTNAQLSWTIGEPVIETVSNTNNIITQGFHQTNYDITSIEENPDLGFNISVFPNPVSNTLQISINGPVDNSNLKIELMDITGKILTNEKIAGTVITYQLNMREYAPGNYFLKITTEKGKLINSYKIQKLN
- a CDS encoding ABC transporter permease, coding for MRKEIGKYLLDVSKLVFGGVVLSTILKIEDFSKLKLFVWGMTATFIIALLGFIFINKK
- the rsmG gene encoding 16S rRNA (guanine(527)-N(7))-methyltransferase RsmG — translated: MEIILKYFPNLNTRQIKQFTQLANLLNNWNTKINLISRKDIKHLYTKHILHSLGIAKIANCQLPTANCFSSGFQILDVGTGGGLPGLPLAILFPESHFHLIDSIAKKIKAVNDIIVRLELKNVEATVARIGNPGKETPNLGVSKIDNPNKKKYDFVIGRGVTRLDLFYKSVENLIDSRQLTVDNHQPAITNGIFYLKGGDFEDELKQLETLVRPLRGGKKQGKWSDEYSSKVYNLCDYFEEDFFKTKKVVHILT